A stretch of Janibacter endophyticus DNA encodes these proteins:
- a CDS encoding type II toxin-antitoxin system VapC family toxin — MLVVDASVLAVALADDGPDGDAARARLRGETLAAPEPIDLEVASVLRRQNRLGTLDNRRAELALTDLAALPMHRAAHLTLLRRCWELRDNLTTYDAAYVALAEALDAALLTGDRRLAQAAGPTCTIVLLKTPRH; from the coding sequence GTGCTCGTCGTTGACGCCAGCGTCCTCGCAGTCGCCTTGGCCGACGACGGTCCCGACGGCGATGCCGCTCGCGCCCGCCTTCGAGGTGAGACGCTGGCCGCGCCAGAGCCGATCGACCTCGAGGTCGCCTCGGTGCTGCGCCGCCAGAACCGCTTGGGGACGCTCGACAACCGCCGTGCCGAGTTGGCCCTGACCGATCTGGCGGCACTGCCGATGCACCGCGCCGCGCACCTGACGCTGCTGCGCCGATGCTGGGAGCTTCGAGACAACCTGACCACCTACGACGCCGCATACGTCGCACTGGCCGAAGCGCTTGACGCGGCACTGCTAACCGGCGACCGCAGGCTCGCCCAAGCGGCCGGCCCAACCTGCACCATCGTGCTGCTCAAGACTCCCCGCCACTGA
- a CDS encoding HpcH/HpaI aldolase/citrate lyase family protein: MSETYTPRRSVLYMPSSNARALEKAKTLPVDALILDLEDAVGPDDKPAAREAACAAVASGEYGDRELTIRINGIGTQWHDEDLVAAAKAGPAGIVVPKVSTAEEVRSLVAAMEAAGAPEHTKLWAMIETPTAIFEVRDIARASDRLAVFVMGTNDLVKELQADHVPGRGPLQTALSLSLLAAREAGIAILDGVYNNVKDAEGFAAECTQGRDMGFDGKTLIHPGQVEVCNETFAPSAAAVEEAEGILEAWEAGAGKGVVTYNGKMIENLHVDIARRVLDTHRAIVARS; this comes from the coding sequence ATGAGCGAGACCTACACCCCCCGCCGCTCCGTCCTCTACATGCCGAGCTCGAACGCTCGCGCGCTGGAGAAGGCCAAGACGCTGCCCGTCGACGCGCTCATCCTCGACCTCGAGGACGCGGTCGGCCCGGACGACAAGCCTGCCGCCCGCGAGGCGGCGTGCGCCGCGGTCGCCTCCGGCGAGTACGGCGACCGGGAGCTGACGATCCGGATCAACGGCATCGGCACCCAGTGGCACGACGAGGACCTCGTGGCCGCCGCGAAGGCCGGCCCTGCCGGGATCGTCGTGCCCAAGGTCAGCACCGCCGAGGAGGTCCGCTCGCTCGTCGCGGCGATGGAGGCCGCCGGTGCCCCCGAGCACACGAAGCTCTGGGCGATGATCGAGACGCCGACCGCGATCTTCGAGGTCCGCGACATCGCCCGCGCCTCCGACCGGCTCGCCGTCTTCGTCATGGGCACCAACGACCTTGTCAAGGAGCTCCAGGCCGACCACGTCCCCGGGCGCGGTCCGCTGCAGACCGCGCTCTCGCTCTCGCTGCTCGCCGCCCGGGAGGCCGGGATCGCGATCCTCGACGGCGTCTACAACAACGTCAAGGACGCCGAGGGCTTCGCCGCCGAGTGCACCCAGGGCCGTGACATGGGCTTCGACGGCAAGACCCTCATCCACCCCGGCCAGGTCGAGGTCTGCAACGAGACCTTCGCGCCGAGCGCCGCGGCGGTCGAGGAGGCCGAGGGCATCCTCGAGGCGTGGGAGGCCGGCGCGGGCAAGGGCGTCGTCACCTACAACGGCAAGATGATCGAGAACCTCCACGTCGACATCGCCCGCCGGGTCCTCGACACGCACCGGGCGATCGTCGCCAGGTCGTGA
- a CDS encoding DUF1003 domain-containing protein, with product MSDRTPRVDQPRELRRRLIRRPSSMSSEAFGVLSEKFARFMGTPRFLIWMTIFVAVWLAWNTFVPEGAQFDPRALNYTLLTLILSLQASYAAPLILLAQNRQDDRDRVALEQDRVQAERALADTEYLTREVAALRIALRDAATRDFVRSELRSLLEEMEEKGLEVRLREQQETLDDPKG from the coding sequence ATGAGTGACCGGACCCCGCGCGTCGACCAGCCGCGGGAGCTGCGCCGCCGACTCATCCGGCGACCGTCGAGCATGTCGAGCGAGGCCTTCGGCGTGCTGTCGGAGAAGTTCGCGCGCTTCATGGGCACGCCGCGCTTCCTCATCTGGATGACGATCTTCGTCGCCGTGTGGCTCGCGTGGAACACCTTCGTCCCCGAGGGCGCGCAGTTCGACCCGCGCGCTCTGAACTACACCCTGCTCACGCTCATCCTCTCGCTCCAGGCGTCCTACGCGGCGCCCCTGATCCTCCTCGCGCAGAACCGCCAGGACGACCGTGACCGGGTGGCGCTCGAGCAGGACCGGGTGCAGGCCGAGCGGGCCCTCGCCGACACCGAGTACCTGACCCGCGAGGTCGCGGCCCTGCGGATCGCGCTGCGTGACGCCGCGACGCGCGACTTCGTCCGCAGCGAGCTGCGCTCGCTGCTCGAGGAGATGGAGGAGAAGGGCCTCGAGGTCCGCCTCCGCGAGCAGCAGGAGACCCTCGACGACCCGAAGGGGTGA
- a CDS encoding serine protein kinase RIO, with amino-acid sequence MAHQPLHLPATDRPLRDPSRPAQDGPFALSDARDGPPEGERWSAWDHATHGPEPRPDWVVTDLGAVESDLGVLKTGKEADVHLVRRWVPGTDHECLLAAKRYRSSEHRLFHRDAGYLEGRRVRKSREMRAMQRRTDFGRQMIAGQWAIAEFNALAELWSRGLPVPYPVQLDETELLMEVVAEEGAAAPRLVQLRPDADLLADLFEQLRTTLLDLAETGWTHGDLSPYNVLVRDDELVIIDWPQIIDIVGNPQGFELLERDVRTMCAWFERRGLGVDVETLFGDCAALAAGG; translated from the coding sequence ATGGCACACCAACCGCTCCACCTCCCGGCGACGGACCGCCCCCTTCGAGACCCGTCCCGCCCGGCCCAGGACGGCCCCTTCGCCCTGAGCGACGCACGCGACGGTCCCCCTGAGGGCGAGCGCTGGTCCGCGTGGGACCACGCGACGCACGGCCCGGAGCCGCGGCCGGACTGGGTCGTCACCGACCTCGGCGCCGTCGAGTCCGACCTCGGTGTGCTCAAGACCGGCAAGGAGGCCGACGTCCACCTCGTGCGGCGCTGGGTGCCGGGGACCGACCATGAGTGCCTGCTCGCCGCGAAGCGCTACCGCAGCTCCGAGCACCGCCTCTTCCACCGCGACGCCGGGTACCTCGAGGGTCGGCGCGTCCGCAAGAGCCGCGAGATGCGGGCGATGCAGCGGCGCACCGACTTCGGCCGGCAGATGATCGCCGGGCAGTGGGCGATCGCCGAGTTCAACGCCCTCGCGGAGCTGTGGTCGCGGGGACTGCCGGTGCCCTATCCCGTCCAGCTCGACGAGACCGAGCTGCTCATGGAGGTCGTCGCCGAGGAGGGCGCCGCCGCGCCCCGGCTCGTCCAGCTCCGTCCCGACGCCGACCTGCTCGCCGACCTCTTCGAGCAGCTGCGCACGACCCTGCTCGACCTGGCCGAGACGGGCTGGACGCACGGCGACCTCTCGCCCTACAACGTCCTCGTCCGCGACGACGAGCTCGTCATCATCGACTGGCCGCAAATCATCGACATCGTCGGCAACCCGCAGGGTTTCGAGCTCCTCGAGCGGGACGTGCGCACGATGTGCGCGTGGTTCGAGCGGCGTGGTCTCGGAGTCGACGTCGAGACGCTCTTCGGCGACTGCGCCGCCCTCGCTGCCGGCGGCTGA
- a CDS encoding acyl-CoA dehydrogenase family protein, whose amino-acid sequence MSRLQTTDGLTEEQGELLKLVKEFVDEQIIPVAQELEHKDEYPQQIVDQMKEMGIFGLMIPEEFGGLGESLLTYALCVEEIARGWMPVSGIINTHFIVAYMILKHGTEEQKQHYLPKMATGEIRGAFSMSEPGLGSDVAGIKTKAVKGEGDDWTITGQKMWLTNGSTANLVAVLVKTDLGHDTAHKNMTTFLIDKTEGFGETAQGITVPGKIEKMGYKGVDTTELILEGHQTTSAKILGGEPGKGFYQMMDGVEVGRVNVAARACGLAMRAFELGIAYAQQRETFGKKIVDHQAILFRIADMAAKVEAAHQLMVKAAKLKDKGERNDLEAGIAKYMAAEYCADVVGQSFRIHGGFGYSKEYEIERLYREAPMLLIGEGTAEIQKMIIGKSILKDYKLKG is encoded by the coding sequence ATGTCCCGACTCCAGACGACCGACGGCCTGACCGAGGAGCAGGGCGAGCTGCTCAAGCTCGTCAAGGAGTTCGTCGACGAGCAGATCATCCCGGTCGCGCAGGAGCTCGAGCACAAGGACGAGTACCCCCAGCAGATCGTCGACCAGATGAAGGAGATGGGGATCTTCGGCCTGATGATCCCCGAGGAGTTCGGCGGGCTCGGCGAGTCCCTCCTGACCTACGCGCTCTGCGTCGAGGAGATCGCCCGCGGCTGGATGCCCGTCTCCGGCATCATCAACACCCACTTCATCGTCGCCTACATGATCCTCAAGCACGGCACCGAGGAGCAGAAGCAGCACTACCTGCCGAAGATGGCGACGGGCGAGATCCGTGGCGCCTTCTCGATGTCCGAGCCGGGCCTCGGCTCCGACGTCGCCGGCATCAAGACCAAGGCGGTCAAGGGCGAGGGCGACGACTGGACCATCACCGGCCAGAAGATGTGGCTGACCAACGGCTCCACGGCCAACCTCGTCGCGGTGCTCGTGAAGACCGACCTCGGCCATGACACCGCACACAAGAACATGACGACCTTCCTCATCGACAAGACCGAGGGCTTCGGCGAGACCGCCCAGGGCATCACGGTCCCCGGCAAGATCGAGAAGATGGGCTACAAGGGCGTCGACACGACCGAGCTCATCCTCGAGGGCCACCAGACGACCTCCGCGAAGATCCTCGGTGGTGAGCCGGGCAAGGGCTTCTACCAGATGATGGACGGCGTCGAGGTAGGCCGCGTCAACGTCGCTGCCCGCGCGTGCGGCCTCGCGATGCGCGCCTTCGAGCTCGGCATCGCCTACGCCCAGCAGCGCGAGACCTTCGGCAAGAAGATCGTCGACCACCAGGCGATCCTCTTCCGCATCGCCGACATGGCAGCCAAGGTCGAGGCCGCGCACCAGCTCATGGTCAAGGCCGCCAAGCTCAAGGACAAGGGCGAGCGCAACGACCTCGAGGCCGGCATCGCCAAGTACATGGCCGCCGAGTACTGTGCGGACGTCGTGGGCCAGTCCTTCCGCATCCACGGCGGCTTCGGCTACTCCAAGGAGTACGAGATCGAGCGCCTCTACCGCGAGGCCCCGATGCTGCTCATCGGTGAGGGCACCGCCGAGATCCAGAAGATGATCATCGGCAAGTCGATCCTCAAGGACTACAAGCTCAAGGGCTGA
- a CDS encoding Mrp/NBP35 family ATP-binding protein, which translates to MASTHPTITDEMLREALSTVIDPEIRKPITELGMVESAEVDEAGRAHATILLTVSGCPMKDTLTTDTEKALRGIEGVTEARVTLGVMSDEQRADLKTMLRGGQAEREVPFAKPGSLTRVYAIASGKGGVGKSSVTANLAAALSEQGLKVGVVDADIYGFSIPRMLGVTHQPTQVDDMILPPVAHEVKVISIGMFVPGNQPVVWRGPMLHRALQQFLADVFWGDLDILLLDLPPGTGDIAISIAQLIPTSEILVVTTPQQAAAEVAERAGSIAAQTHQRIVGVIENMSWLELPDGTRQEIFGSGGGQSVADSLTRTIGAPVPLLGQIPLDVTLREGADEGTPVVLGRPDSPAAVALRGIAKGLASRSRGLAGRSLGLSPSNR; encoded by the coding sequence ATGGCTTCGACCCACCCCACGATCACCGACGAGATGCTCCGCGAGGCGTTGAGCACCGTCATCGACCCCGAGATCCGCAAGCCCATCACCGAGCTCGGCATGGTCGAGTCCGCCGAGGTCGACGAGGCGGGCCGCGCCCACGCGACGATCCTGCTCACCGTCTCGGGGTGCCCGATGAAGGACACCCTGACGACCGACACGGAGAAGGCGCTGCGCGGCATCGAGGGCGTCACCGAGGCCCGCGTGACCCTCGGCGTGATGTCCGACGAGCAGCGCGCCGACCTCAAGACGATGCTCCGTGGCGGGCAGGCCGAGCGCGAGGTCCCCTTCGCCAAGCCCGGGTCGCTGACCCGCGTCTACGCCATCGCCTCCGGCAAGGGCGGCGTCGGCAAGTCATCGGTGACCGCCAACCTCGCCGCCGCGCTCTCCGAGCAGGGGCTCAAGGTCGGGGTCGTCGACGCCGACATCTACGGCTTCTCCATCCCCCGCATGCTCGGCGTGACCCACCAGCCGACGCAGGTCGACGACATGATCCTGCCGCCCGTCGCGCACGAGGTGAAGGTCATCTCGATCGGCATGTTCGTCCCCGGCAACCAGCCCGTCGTGTGGCGCGGCCCCATGCTCCACCGGGCGCTGCAGCAGTTCCTCGCCGACGTCTTCTGGGGCGACCTCGACATCCTCCTGCTCGACCTGCCGCCGGGCACGGGCGACATCGCGATCTCGATCGCCCAGCTCATCCCGACGAGCGAGATCCTCGTCGTGACCACCCCGCAGCAGGCGGCCGCCGAGGTCGCCGAGCGGGCCGGGTCGATCGCCGCGCAGACGCACCAGCGCATCGTCGGCGTCATCGAGAACATGTCCTGGCTCGAGCTGCCCGACGGCACGCGCCAGGAGATCTTCGGCTCGGGTGGCGGTCAGTCGGTCGCGGACAGCCTGACCCGCACGATCGGCGCCCCCGTGCCGCTGCTCGGCCAGATCCCGCTCGACGTCACCCTGCGCGAGGGCGCCGACGAGGGCACCCCCGTGGTCCTCGGCCGGCCGGACAGCCCGGCCGCGGTGGCCCTCCGGGGCATCGCGAAGGGGTTGGCCAGCCGCTCGCGCGGCCTCGCCGGCCGCTCGCTGGGGCTCAGCCCGAGCAACCGCTAG
- a CDS encoding magnesium transporter MgtE N-terminal domain-containing protein has translation MSAPSRFYVARLASLNVFDPLGDQVGRVRDVVVTFSTGRRPRVIGLVVEVPGPRRVFVPMTRVTSVEGGQVITTGLVNMRRFEQRANETLVLAELLERQVTVKGDDGPVEATVEDIGVEQATNRDWMVTRVFVRSGRKATRGLLTRRRGETFTVPFEDVAGLHSTDADQSAVRFLEQFEDAKPADLAEVVTDLAPKRRAEVIAALDDERLADMLQELDEDDQSEIIETLKQSRAADVLEAMDPDDAADLLSALTPERAETLLQLMQPDDAEPLRRLLSYDENTAGGLMTTEPVILGPESSVAEALAVVRREEVGAALASTVYICRPPHETPTGKYLGMIHIQRLLREPPHASVGSFLDTGVEPLRVDAPLGQVTRTLATYNLISVPVVDEQQRLLGAITVDDVLDHILPEDWRDDRYEVTDE, from the coding sequence GTGAGTGCTCCGTCCCGTTTCTACGTCGCCCGGCTGGCGAGCCTCAACGTCTTCGACCCCCTCGGCGACCAGGTCGGCCGGGTCCGCGACGTCGTCGTCACCTTCAGCACCGGTCGGCGCCCCCGCGTCATCGGGCTCGTCGTCGAGGTGCCCGGCCCGCGGCGCGTCTTCGTCCCGATGACCCGCGTGACCTCCGTCGAGGGCGGCCAGGTCATCACGACCGGCCTGGTCAACATGCGCCGCTTCGAGCAGCGCGCCAACGAGACCCTCGTCCTCGCCGAGCTGCTCGAGCGCCAGGTGACGGTCAAGGGCGACGACGGCCCCGTCGAGGCGACCGTCGAGGACATCGGCGTCGAGCAGGCCACCAACCGCGACTGGATGGTCACCCGGGTCTTCGTCCGCAGCGGCCGCAAGGCCACCCGTGGCCTGCTCACCCGACGCCGCGGGGAGACCTTCACCGTCCCCTTCGAGGACGTCGCGGGTCTGCACAGCACCGACGCCGACCAGTCCGCGGTGCGCTTCCTCGAGCAGTTCGAGGACGCCAAGCCCGCCGACCTCGCCGAGGTCGTCACCGACCTGGCTCCCAAGCGGCGCGCCGAGGTGATCGCGGCCCTCGACGACGAGCGGCTCGCGGACATGCTCCAGGAGCTCGACGAGGACGACCAGTCCGAGATCATCGAGACCCTCAAGCAGTCGCGCGCCGCCGACGTCCTCGAGGCGATGGACCCCGACGACGCCGCCGACCTGCTCTCGGCGCTCACGCCCGAGCGTGCCGAGACCCTGCTCCAGCTCATGCAGCCCGACGACGCCGAGCCGCTGCGCCGCCTGCTCTCCTACGACGAGAACACCGCGGGCGGTCTCATGACGACCGAGCCGGTCATCCTCGGCCCGGAGAGCTCCGTCGCCGAGGCGCTGGCCGTCGTGCGCCGCGAGGAGGTCGGCGCCGCACTCGCCTCGACCGTCTACATCTGCCGCCCTCCGCACGAGACCCCGACCGGCAAGTACCTCGGGATGATCCACATCCAGCGGCTGCTCCGCGAGCCCCCGCACGCCTCCGTCGGGTCCTTCCTCGACACCGGTGTCGAGCCGTTGCGGGTCGACGCCCCGCTCGGCCAGGTGACCCGCACGCTCGCGACGTACAACCTCATCTCGGTGCCTGTCGTCGACGAGCAGCAGCGCCTGCTCGGCGCGATCACCGTCGACGACGTCCTCGACCACATCCTCCCGGAGGACTGGCGTGACGACCGCTACGAGGTGACCGATGAGTGA
- a CDS encoding HpcH/HpaI aldolase/citrate lyase family protein — MRSAKDFFSPLAVGAPAPVREVPARPSRMIHFFDPSNEKMAAKIPDMVGTADVLLGNLEDAVKADKKEAAREGLVTIAKATDFGEHTQLWTRVNALDSPWVLDDLTTLVPEIGDKLDVIMVPKVQGPEDIHYVDRLLAQLEAKAGLTRPILVHAILETARGVANVEAICGASPRMQGISLGPADLAADRRMKTTRVGGGHPGYLVRQDPVRGADGVPDYQGQRTSYQQDLWHYTIARMVDACAMHGIFPYYGPFGDIKDTVACEDQFRNAFLLGCVGTWSLHPVQIDIAKKVFSPSAEDVAHARRVKEAMGDGTGAVMLDGKMEDDASLKQCLVILELAERLSANDPELAELYAETSETQEA, encoded by the coding sequence ATGCGCAGCGCCAAGGACTTCTTCTCCCCCCTCGCCGTCGGAGCGCCGGCCCCGGTCCGTGAGGTCCCCGCCCGGCCCAGCCGGATGATCCACTTCTTCGACCCCAGCAACGAGAAGATGGCGGCGAAGATCCCGGACATGGTCGGCACGGCCGACGTCCTCCTCGGCAACCTCGAGGACGCCGTCAAGGCGGACAAGAAGGAGGCCGCGCGCGAGGGCCTGGTGACGATCGCCAAGGCGACCGACTTCGGCGAGCACACCCAGCTGTGGACCCGGGTCAACGCGCTCGACAGCCCGTGGGTCCTCGACGACCTCACGACCCTCGTCCCGGAGATCGGCGACAAGCTCGACGTCATCATGGTCCCCAAGGTCCAGGGTCCCGAGGACATCCACTACGTCGACCGGCTGCTCGCCCAGCTCGAGGCGAAGGCCGGCCTGACCCGCCCGATCCTCGTCCACGCGATCCTCGAGACCGCGCGCGGCGTCGCCAACGTCGAGGCGATCTGCGGGGCCAGCCCGCGGATGCAGGGGATCAGCCTCGGCCCGGCCGACCTCGCGGCGGACCGCCGGATGAAGACGACCCGCGTCGGCGGCGGCCACCCCGGATACCTCGTGCGCCAGGACCCGGTGCGCGGCGCGGACGGCGTGCCGGACTACCAGGGGCAGCGGACCTCCTACCAGCAGGACCTGTGGCACTACACGATCGCGCGCATGGTCGACGCCTGCGCGATGCACGGGATCTTCCCGTACTACGGCCCCTTCGGCGACATCAAGGACACCGTCGCGTGCGAGGACCAGTTCCGCAACGCCTTCCTGCTCGGCTGCGTCGGCACGTGGAGCCTGCACCCCGTGCAGATCGACATCGCCAAGAAGGTCTTCAGCCCCTCGGCCGAGGACGTCGCGCACGCCCGCCGCGTCAAGGAGGCCATGGGCGACGGCACCGGCGCCGTGATGCTCGACGGCAAGATGGAGGACGACGCGAGCCTCAAGCAGTGCCTCGTGATCCTCGAGCTCGCCGAGCGGCTCTCCGCCAACGACCCGGAGCTCGCCGAGCTCTACGCCGAGACCTCCGAGACGCAGGAGGCCTGA
- a CDS encoding general stress protein → MSQPGLNPAQQRAFDLEFPQSLGTYDTYAEAQKAVDFLADREFPVENVMLVGTDLKQVERVTGRLTSGRVMLGGLLSGVWIGVFVGLVFAMFEGGEGLLPRMLSTVLIGAVFGLVWAWIGYKAAGGKRDFTSVSQVLATRYELLVEHRNAQQARELLAEHDPMRAAIERARIMREDADRAAAAEAARRPPSPPAV, encoded by the coding sequence ATGTCGCAGCCTGGCCTCAACCCCGCCCAGCAACGGGCCTTCGACCTCGAGTTCCCCCAGTCCCTCGGGACGTACGACACCTACGCCGAGGCGCAGAAGGCGGTCGACTTCCTCGCCGACCGTGAGTTCCCGGTGGAGAACGTCATGCTCGTCGGGACCGACCTCAAGCAGGTCGAGCGGGTCACCGGCCGCCTGACCTCGGGCCGGGTGATGCTCGGCGGGCTCCTCTCGGGTGTCTGGATCGGTGTCTTCGTCGGCCTGGTCTTCGCGATGTTCGAAGGGGGTGAGGGTCTGCTCCCGCGGATGCTCTCGACGGTCCTCATCGGTGCCGTCTTCGGCCTCGTGTGGGCATGGATCGGGTACAAGGCGGCGGGTGGGAAGCGCGACTTCACGTCGGTGAGCCAGGTCCTCGCGACGCGCTACGAGCTGCTCGTCGAGCACCGCAACGCGCAGCAGGCGCGTGAGCTGCTCGCCGAGCACGACCCGATGCGCGCGGCCATCGAGCGCGCCCGGATCATGCGTGAGGACGCCGACCGCGCCGCGGCCGCCGAGGCCGCGCGTCGTCCCCCCTCGCCTCCTGCCGTGTGA
- a CDS encoding PIG-L deacetylase family protein: MSEHALQPLDESRFESVLCVVAHPDDIEYGTSAAVARWTEAGKSVSYFLLTRGEAGIDGMDPVDAAPARADEERASAAVVGVDRVEFGDWSDGTIEYGLALRRDIAAAIRRHRPDLVTTLTRHETFAGGGLNQADHRAVGLATMDACADAGNRWIHPELAADGLEPWHVGTLAFSASPVSDSYVDVTGYLDAAVESLEEHRLYNDALPDDFPKPPQLLEGILGGGAKAVGDPAVTHALLLEVHER, from the coding sequence ATGAGCGAGCACGCACTGCAGCCCCTGGACGAGTCCCGCTTCGAGTCGGTGCTGTGCGTCGTCGCGCACCCCGACGACATCGAGTACGGCACCTCCGCCGCGGTCGCGCGGTGGACCGAGGCGGGCAAGTCCGTCAGCTACTTCCTCCTCACCCGTGGCGAAGCCGGCATCGACGGCATGGACCCGGTCGACGCCGCTCCCGCGCGGGCCGACGAGGAGCGCGCCAGCGCCGCGGTCGTCGGTGTTGACCGCGTCGAGTTCGGCGACTGGTCGGACGGCACCATCGAGTACGGCCTCGCCCTGCGCCGCGACATCGCCGCGGCGATCCGGCGTCACCGGCCCGACCTCGTGACCACCCTGACGCGGCACGAGACCTTCGCCGGGGGAGGGCTCAACCAGGCCGACCACCGCGCCGTCGGGCTGGCGACGATGGACGCCTGCGCCGACGCCGGCAACCGGTGGATCCACCCCGAGCTTGCCGCGGACGGGCTCGAGCCGTGGCACGTCGGGACGCTCGCCTTCTCGGCATCGCCGGTCTCGGACAGCTATGTCGACGTCACCGGCTACCTCGACGCGGCGGTCGAGTCGCTCGAGGAGCACCGGCTCTACAACGACGCCCTGCCCGACGACTTCCCGAAGCCACCTCAGCTGCTCGAGGGGATCCTCGGCGGGGGCGCCAAGGCGGTCGGTGACCCGGCCGTCACCCACGCGCTGCTGCTCGAGGTCCACGAGCGCTGA
- a CDS encoding L,D-transpeptidase family protein, with product MSTYQPRHALADAATSPQRRLLVRGGLATAVTVGAGGLGALAPTAASAAVRPTLKVGSRGTHVKNLQVKLRQMGYWHSGSDGVYGQSTQQAVMAVQKVYGLKRDGVCGAGTWRVIDRLARAKARTTSGTIIEVDLKRQLLIFVVSGKVRWVFNTSTGTSRTPTPRGRWRIERQINGMRYAPLGNLWRPKYWWRGYAIHGSTSIPGYPASHGCARVSNAGMNYIWSAGLAPIGRRIWVY from the coding sequence ATGAGCACCTACCAGCCCCGCCACGCGTTGGCAGACGCAGCGACGTCACCCCAGCGACGGCTCCTCGTGCGCGGTGGCCTGGCCACCGCCGTCACGGTGGGCGCAGGGGGCCTCGGCGCCCTGGCACCGACCGCCGCCTCGGCGGCCGTCCGGCCGACGCTCAAGGTCGGCAGCCGCGGCACACACGTCAAGAACCTCCAGGTCAAGCTGCGCCAGATGGGCTACTGGCACTCCGGCAGCGACGGTGTCTACGGCCAGAGCACCCAGCAGGCCGTCATGGCCGTGCAGAAGGTGTACGGCCTCAAGCGCGATGGCGTCTGCGGCGCGGGCACCTGGCGGGTCATCGACCGGCTCGCCCGGGCCAAGGCGCGCACGACGAGCGGCACGATCATCGAGGTCGACCTCAAGCGCCAGCTGCTGATCTTCGTCGTCAGCGGCAAGGTCCGCTGGGTCTTCAACACGAGCACCGGCACCTCCCGCACCCCCACGCCCCGGGGCCGGTGGCGCATCGAGCGCCAGATCAACGGCATGCGCTACGCGCCGCTCGGCAACCTCTGGCGTCCGAAGTACTGGTGGCGCGGTTACGCGATCCACGGCTCCACCTCTATCCCGGGGTACCCGGCGAGCCACGGGTGCGCCCGCGTGAGCAACGCCGGCATGAACTACATCTGGAGCGCCGGCCTGGCGCCCATCGGCCGCCGGATCTGGGTCTACTGA
- the pdxT gene encoding pyridoxal 5'-phosphate synthase glutaminase subunit PdxT, with amino-acid sequence MSPLVGVLALQGGVTEHLRMLEGLGVRATTVRRPHELARVDALVVPGGESSVLDRLLDVAGLRQPLTDALVGGLPALGTCAGLVLLATRIANPSPGQRSLGVLDVTVRRNAFGRQVDSVETWARWSGSPGGPDRLRAAAIRAPEVTAWGEGVEVVATMSVAGVDRVVGVRQGSVIGLSLHPELTGDTTAHHALLAAIEGQRSWTSSSSAWVTAGSPTALAPPPRIPSSS; translated from the coding sequence GTGAGCCCGCTCGTCGGCGTCCTCGCGCTCCAGGGCGGTGTCACCGAGCACCTCCGGATGCTCGAGGGGCTCGGCGTGCGGGCGACGACGGTGCGCCGGCCGCACGAGCTCGCGCGGGTCGACGCCCTCGTCGTCCCGGGCGGCGAGTCGTCGGTGCTCGACCGGCTGCTCGACGTCGCCGGGCTGCGGCAGCCGCTCACCGACGCGCTCGTCGGCGGGCTCCCGGCGCTCGGGACGTGCGCCGGTCTCGTCCTGCTCGCGACCCGCATCGCGAACCCGTCCCCCGGCCAGCGCAGCCTCGGTGTCCTCGACGTCACCGTGCGGCGCAACGCCTTCGGGCGTCAGGTCGACTCGGTCGAGACCTGGGCACGGTGGTCAGGATCGCCGGGTGGCCCAGACCGGTTGCGGGCCGCGGCGATCCGCGCCCCGGAGGTCACGGCCTGGGGCGAAGGGGTGGAGGTCGTGGCGACGATGTCCGTCGCGGGCGTCGATCGTGTCGTCGGCGTGCGCCAGGGGTCGGTCATCGGGCTCTCCCTCCACCCGGAGCTCACGGGCGATACGACCGCCCACCACGCCCTCCTCGCAGCGATCGAGGGTCAGCGCTCGTGGACCTCGAGCAGCAGCGCGTGGGTGACGGCCGGGTCACCGACCGCCTTGGCGCCCCCGCCGAGGATCCCCTCGAGCAGCTGA
- a CDS encoding L,D-transpeptidase translates to MGREGSGTGRPGTAKGVARLVAASVLVSMLAACHPASHGCARVSNAAMDLIWAEGLMPQGSTVVVR, encoded by the coding sequence ATGGGACGCGAGGGCAGCGGGACCGGTCGGCCCGGGACGGCGAAGGGGGTCGCGCGCCTGGTGGCGGCGTCGGTCCTGGTGAGCATGCTGGCCGCCTGCCACCCCGCCTCGCACGGCTGCGCGCGGGTGAGCAACGCGGCGATGGACCTCATCTGGGCCGAGGGGCTCATGCCGCAGGGGTCGACGGTCGTCGTGCGCTGA